A region from the Lutra lutra chromosome 1, mLutLut1.2, whole genome shotgun sequence genome encodes:
- the LRTM1 gene encoding leucine-rich repeat and transmembrane domain-containing protein 1, producing the protein MKGELLLLWGALALLRLAGSCPEKCHCHSSSRSIDCSRRGLAEVPQDLPPQTQTLLLQDNQIGQLPAFAFRSVPQLTTLNLGNNSLSHLAAGVFHGLQHLQVLNLTQNSLHFLESRLFHSLPQLRELDLSSNDIRHLPTSPGKPWQNLTVFAVQQNQLQHLDRALLESMPRVRLLLLKDNLWKCNCHLLSLKLWLEKFIYKGGVTDSVICASPDTWKGEDLLKIPHELYQPCPFPSPDVGSSRGQQLGSAHQPVPVSPETHSLGEQEPSECELKPKPRPASLRHAVATVIITGIVCGIVCLMMLAAAIYGCTYAAITAQYHGGRLAQTNEPVKMEGKELYASSPA; encoded by the exons ATGAAAG GTGAACTGCTTCTGCTTTGGGGCGCGTTGGCCCTGCTCCGGCTGGCAGGCAGCTGCCCAGAGAAGTGCCACTGCCACTCCTCCTCACGATCCATAGACTGCAGCCGGAGGGGGCTGGCTGAGGTCCCTCAGGATTTGCCTCCGCAGACTCAAACGCTGCTCTTGCAAGACAACCAGATAGGCCAGCTTCCTGCATTTGCGTTTAGGTCGGTGCCACAGCTCACGACCCTGAACTTGGGCAACAATTCCCTTTCGCATCTGGCCGCCGGGGTTTTCCATGGACTCCAGCACTTGCAGGTCTTGAACCTGACCCAGAACTCCCTGCATTTTCTGGAAAGCAGGCTTTTCCACTCCCTCCCACAGCTGAGGGAGCTTGATTTGTCATCAAACGACATCAGGCACCTTCCCACATCCCCGGGGAAGCCTTGGCAGAACCTGACCGTTTTTGCAGTTCAACAAAACCAGCTTCAGCACCTTGATCGAGCACTCCTGGAATCCATGCCCAGAGTGAGGCTTTTACTTCTCAAGGACAACCTCTGGAAATGCAACTGCCACTTGCTCAGTCTTAAACTCTGGCTGGAGAAATTTATCTATAAAG gggGAGTAACAGACAGTGTCATCTGTGCGTCACCAGACACCTGGAAGGGAGAGGACCTCCTGAAGATCCCTCATGAGCTGTACCAGCCCTGCCCTTTCCCTTCTCCGGATGTAGGCTCCTCCAGGGGGCAGCAGCTGGGTTCTGCCCACCAGCCTGTTCCCGTGTCTCCCGAGACCCACAGTTTGGGGGAGCAAGAACCCTCAGAGTGTGAGCTCAAACCCAAACCAAGGCCGGCCAGCCTGCGTCACGCGGTGGCCACTGTCATCATCACAGGGATTGTGTGCGGGATTGTATGTCTCATGATGTTGGCTGCAGCCATCTATGGCTGCACCTATGCGGCCATCACAGCCCAGTACCATGGGGGACGCTTGGCTCAGACCAATGAGCCTgtgaagatggaaggaaaagagCTGTATGCCAGCTCACCAGCCTGA